Within Desulfomonilaceae bacterium, the genomic segment ATCAAGACAGGAATAAGGTTCATTTTTAAACCACGAGACGCTTCAGGTTTGATAAGGAAGGCTCTCATCAGGCAATCTTATTCCGGCCCTCTTTTGAATAAACTTCAAGAACCGTTGATAGCCCTGGATAGTTGAATCAAAGTCAATCTTCTTGATTGTCATTCCATTTCTCTCAAACCATGATGTTTTTTTCAGAAATTTCTTGCCTTTTTTGTTCATGCTGTTTTAATGTATTTTCAGATTAGTGATTTTTTTTAACTACTTGGGAGGGTGTGTATGACGCTTACCAAAGCTGATATAGCAAAAAAGATTGCGGATGACTGTGGTTTTATGAAAGGGGAAGCAACCGAGATTGTGGAAAAACTCCTCGACATAGTCAAAGATTGCTTAATCGATGGGGAAGATGTGATGATTTCTGGGTTTGGAAAGTGGACTGTCAAGGGGAAAAATTCCCGACGAGGTAGAAACCCTCAAACTGGAGCTGAGTTGATTCTTGACGCCCGCAAAGTAGTTACCTGGAAATATTCTCCGGTCCTTAAGAAATCCGTGAACGTACCCGCCTAGAAAATCCGCCAACATACATTTGGGACTGTTCCTGCGTGTCTGTTCACCTCAAATCGCCTTTTTGACAGATTTGGGACGAACAGGCCCGTAATAGGGACAACAATTTTTTGAGCTGGGAAATCTTGACTTCTCGATCAGGAAATTCCAATCCGATATCAAGAGCTTTCCGGAATGTGCTGGAGGGTTATGCGGAAGTTCTGCGGATATCCATCCCACTAATCCTTTCCACTTCCTCTTTGACTTTGGCGCTTTTTGTGGATCGGTTGATGCTCTCCTGGCACAGCATTGACTCTGTAGCGGCCGCCACACCCGGAGGGATAACCTATTTTACAATCTGCTGTTTTTTTCAGGGTACTGCTCAATATACCAACACGCTGGTAGCTCAAAGTCATGGCGCAGGAGACAGTGTCACGCTGTCGAGGTCGGTCTGGCAAGGGATTCTGTTTTCTTTGTTGGCGCTCCCGCTGCTGATTATGACTATACCTGTGGGCCGGTGGGTGTTGGCCCATACGGGCCATGAACCGAATATAATCACTCTTGAAAGAGAATACTTTACGATACTTATGTACAGTGGCGTGGCGCTTCCTCTTAATGCAGCGTTTTCGTCCTTTTTCTCGGGAAGGGGTCGAACTTCGTATGTACTAATTGGCAATCTCATAGGGAATTTAGGAAACATAGTTCTGGACTACGTTTTAATATTCGGGAAGTTTGGTTTTCCTGAACTGGGAATAAAGGGCGCAGGAATCGCCACGGCTGTGACCAATTTCCTCCCGACCATTTATTGGGCATGGTTATTCTTGGGACCCCGTTATCAGCCCAAGTATCAGACCAGAAAACAATTCACCTTCGACAGGAAAATCTTTTGCGCCCTCCTAAGATTCGGTCTTCCAGCGGGGACTCAATTTATTCTGGATGTCGGATCATTCACGGCTTTTGTCCTGATCGTGGGCAAACTGGGGGCAATAGACCTTGCCGCAACCAATATTGCGCTCAGCATTGAGACATTGTCCTTCTTACCTATGGTGGGTATGTCGATAGCCACGAGTTCCATAGTAGGTGAATACATAGGCCGAAAACAGATCAACGTAGCGGAAAGGAGGGTGTATTGCTCATTAGCCCTCGCCTTGTTTTACACGGGCGTCGTCACAGCGTTCTTCTGGATAATACCCGAATTTTTTTTAAATCTTTTCAGGCCCTATCACCAGACGAAATTGGCTTTCGAGCCCCTGCTTGAAAAAGGTGTGGCCCTGGTTCGGATAATAGGGGCCTACACCCTATTTGACACAGTTTTCATCATATTCAACGGAGCGCTAAAAGGAGCTGGTGACACGAAGTTTACGATGTGGGCCCAGATCATAGCGTCCTGGGTATTTTTTGTCCCACCTGTTTACATCATGACGACATATCTGGGGTTGGGAATTTTGGCAGCCTGGTCCTGGCTCTTAATCTACGTCATTTCGATCGGAACTATTTTCTGGTTGAGGTTCAAATCCGGTCACTGGAAGTCGATCAGACTATTTAACTGAACTGGCCCTACTCCGACGGCATCTCGAATTTTTTACCCACAGGCGGTTTTTGAATGATCCATAAAACTCCCACCAAAACGACAAATATTAATGATAGAGCATAGAACACATCGCAATAGGCCATCAATGCGGTTTGCTTGTTGAGCGACTGGTTAATGTAGCCAAGCGCCAGATTGCCATGGTCTGAAAATGAACCGAGCTTTTCCTGCAACATAAATTTCAATTGATCAAGCCTGTATGTGAAGCCGGGATTGTATACGTCGAAATTCTCAATCAGACGAGATTGATGGAACTGTGTTCTCCTTGCCAGGAGAGTTGTAACAAACGCTACTCCAAAGGATGACCCAAGATTTCTAAGCAGATTGAAAATTGCGGAAGCGTTGTTCAGCTTTTCTTTCGGCACGTAGGCCATCGCTACAAAAGAACATGAAACGAAAATAAATGGCATGCCCACCCCTTGAATAAGGCGTGAAAAGGTAGCTGTCTCTATATCTATGTTTAAGTTGAAACCAGACATGTAGTGAAGGCTATAAGCATTGATAAGAAGGCCTACTGCGAGCAAAATCCTAGCGTCCACCCTTTCGGTCGTCTTTCCCACAAATGGCAGCATGAACAGTGCTATAGCCCCTCCAGGCCCAAGCACCCAGCCTGCCAGATATGCTGTGTACCCCATCAATGTTTGTAAGAATAACGGGAGTAAAACGATAGAACCGAAAAAAGCGAAAAAAGCCAAAAACATAACGAAATTACCGGTTGCGAAACTTCTATCCTTGAAGATTCTTAGATCCACGATTGGTTGTTCATAATAAAGTTCCCAAAATACCAAAGCTACCAATGAAACAATGGCAGAGGCTGTCAGCAGCACTATTTGGGTAGAGCCGAACCAGTCTTTGAGTTCACCTTTGTCAAGAACTATCTGAAGGCTTCCCAGACCAACTGTAAGTAGAACCAGTCCTACGTAATCAATCTTTTCTCCTTTTTCTCTTCGCTCCTGAAACGACGGATCGAATACGAAGCTGGTG encodes:
- a CDS encoding integration host factor subunit alpha, translating into MTLTKADIAKKIADDCGFMKGEATEIVEKLLDIVKDCLIDGEDVMISGFGKWTVKGKNSRRGRNPQTGAELILDARKVVTWKYSPVLKKSVNVPA
- a CDS encoding MATE family efflux transporter; amino-acid sequence: MSWEILTSRSGNSNPISRAFRNVLEGYAEVLRISIPLILSTSSLTLALFVDRLMLSWHSIDSVAAATPGGITYFTICCFFQGTAQYTNTLVAQSHGAGDSVTLSRSVWQGILFSLLALPLLIMTIPVGRWVLAHTGHEPNIITLEREYFTILMYSGVALPLNAAFSSFFSGRGRTSYVLIGNLIGNLGNIVLDYVLIFGKFGFPELGIKGAGIATAVTNFLPTIYWAWLFLGPRYQPKYQTRKQFTFDRKIFCALLRFGLPAGTQFILDVGSFTAFVLIVGKLGAIDLAATNIALSIETLSFLPMVGMSIATSSIVGEYIGRKQINVAERRVYCSLALALFYTGVVTAFFWIIPEFFLNLFRPYHQTKLAFEPLLEKGVALVRIIGAYTLFDTVFIIFNGALKGAGDTKFTMWAQIIASWVFFVPPVYIMTTYLGLGILAAWSWLLIYVISIGTIFWLRFKSGHWKSIRLFN
- a CDS encoding DHA2 family efflux MFS transporter permease subunit, whose amino-acid sequence is MPGPQTNKALITLAVMIPTLIEILDTSVANVSLTHIQGSLAAGQEEVTWVLTSYLVANAIVIPMSGWLARFIGRKRYLLLSLIVFTISSSLCGAATSLNELILFRIMQGIGGGGLQPMSQAILLETYPPSQRGLAMGIFGMGVVVGPILGPLLGGYLTDNYSWRWIFYINIPIGALALYMITSFVFDPSFQERREKGEKIDYVGLVLLTVGLGSLQIVLDKGELKDWFGSTQIVLLTASAIVSLVALVFWELYYEQPIVDLRIFKDRSFATGNFVMFLAFFAFFGSIVLLPLFLQTLMGYTAYLAGWVLGPGGAIALFMLPFVGKTTERVDARILLAVGLLINAYSLHYMSGFNLNIDIETATFSRLIQGVGMPFIFVSCSFVAMAYVPKEKLNNASAIFNLLRNLGSSFGVAFVTTLLARRTQFHQSRLIENFDVYNPGFTYRLDQLKFMLQEKLGSFSDHGNLALGYINQSLNKQTALMAYCDVFYALSLIFVVLVGVLWIIQKPPVGKKFEMPSE